The genomic segment TTCTACATCGGGATAACGTTTCATTCTATTTTCACAGAGTGCTAATAACGGCACTACATCGCCCGCAGCAATTAAGCCCTCAATTTCGTCCGTCCCTGTTACCATAATATCAATATGTCCGCCGACTAATGCCGAATTCATTTCAGAGCCCGACGGATATGAGACATCAAGAATGTCAAGCCCCTCAAGAGCCTGCTTTAATGACGCGCCGTCAAGTCCTGTACTTGTTAGCATTCCCACGCTGACCTCGAACGGATTTTCTTTGACGTATTTCACCATTTCCGAGAAAGTTTTATAGCCTTTACGATCCATTGCTTTTTTCGAGGCCGTTATTACATTAATTGCGTGAACGAGTCTCGCTACTGGTATAAATTCGTCCTTGAAATTCATTGACGTTGTGCCTTGAATATCCTGCATAAATAAACTTTGAGTTCCTAACATGTAAGTATAACCGTCTGCAGGCTGCTTATAAACGTATTCAACTGCTGTAACTCCATTTCCGCCGGTTACGTTTACTATTTCGACTTCCTGACCGATAATATTTTTAAGCAAATTTGCCATTGGTCTAAGTGTTGAATCAGCTCCGCCGCCTACGCCCCACGGACATACGATACTGATTTTGCGCTCAAATTTCCATTCAGCCGACGCAAATGACACAGCACAGAAAACGAGAACGACTGCTAATAAAATCGATAAATATTTTTTCATGAGTTTACCTCCCTGAATAATAATAAAATAAAGTAATTGCATTTTACCAAATAAAGACTTAAT from the Synergistaceae bacterium genome contains:
- a CDS encoding tripartite tricarboxylate transporter substrate binding protein produces the protein MKKYLSILLAVVLVFCAVSFASAEWKFERKISIVCPWGVGGGADSTLRPMANLLKNIIGQEVEIVNVTGGNGVTAVEYVYKQPADGYTYMLGTQSLFMQDIQGTTSMNFKDEFIPVARLVHAINVITASKKAMDRKGYKTFSEMVKYVKENPFEVSVGMLTSTGLDGASLKQALEGLDILDVSYPSGSEMNSALVGGHIDIMVTGTDEIEGLIAAGDVVPLLALCENRMKRYPDVECSVELGINSVLGPARGIFAKKGTPKEAIDVLVAAIEKASQDPTWQAFLVQGCYDERPGFAGPEEYAADCEKDYKLLSDYLKAEGVMKKDYYSK